One Deltaproteobacteria bacterium genomic region harbors:
- a CDS encoding PIN domain-containing protein, with product MIAVDTNVLVHAHRAELALHAAALARLRGLVEGNVPWALPVFCIGEFVRVVTHARVFRPPTELETALAFIAQVLGSPSARLLLPGVTFAALFGEACRDGGVLGNLAFDAQIVALCREHGVSAILTEDRDFARFENPTAMRLEA from the coding sequence ATGATCGCCGTCGACACGAACGTGCTGGTGCACGCACACAGGGCCGAGCTGGCCCTGCACGCTGCCGCGCTGGCGCGGCTCCGGGGTCTCGTCGAGGGCAACGTACCGTGGGCCCTCCCGGTATTCTGCATCGGAGAGTTCGTACGGGTGGTGACGCACGCGCGCGTGTTTCGTCCACCGACCGAGCTCGAGACGGCGCTCGCCTTCATCGCGCAGGTGCTGGGTAGCCCCTCGGCGCGACTGCTCTTACCCGGCGTTACATTCGCGGCGCTCTTCGGCGAGGCGTGCCGCGACGGCGGTGTGCTCGGCAATCTCGCCTTCGACGCGCAGATCGTCGCCCTCTGCCGCGAGCATGGCGTCTCGGCAATTCTCACCGAAGACCGCGACTTCGCGCGCTTCGAGAACCCGACGGCCATGAGGCTCGAAGCCTGA